From Pandoraea norimbergensis, the proteins below share one genomic window:
- a CDS encoding DUF3047 domain-containing protein, which yields MVDDDRRKRHATWRGWTLVGGAVGIALMIAGCATYQTASDTVAATVPARSDDIAPLSAAVNADGLPPHWETYLVTHNKRRTNYEQTLDANGIAVIRAKVDDSASGIAQKLDIPIYPGAKLNWRWRADDMPASADIRTKRYDDAPVRIALAFDGDPAKLTVQDHLHRELARLVSGRELPYATLMYTWGDGKFASDEVVRNPYTARIRAIVVQRGTDGLGQWQSYSRDIAKDYEKAFGEPPGRLIGIAIMSDGDNTQSKFTAWYGDIRLDTDGIPTTTAAK from the coding sequence GTGGTAGATGATGATCGACGTAAGCGCCATGCAACGTGGCGTGGATGGACTTTGGTTGGCGGCGCAGTGGGCATTGCACTCATGATCGCTGGATGCGCTACGTATCAAACAGCCAGCGATACGGTCGCTGCGACCGTACCTGCTCGAAGTGACGATATCGCCCCCCTTTCCGCTGCGGTGAATGCCGATGGACTTCCGCCTCATTGGGAGACCTATCTCGTTACGCACAACAAGCGTCGTACGAATTACGAACAGACGCTCGATGCGAACGGCATTGCGGTAATTCGTGCGAAGGTGGATGATTCAGCGTCGGGAATTGCTCAGAAGCTCGATATTCCCATCTACCCTGGGGCCAAGTTGAATTGGCGATGGCGCGCAGATGACATGCCGGCTTCCGCCGATATCCGGACAAAGCGATACGATGATGCGCCGGTTCGGATCGCACTTGCTTTCGACGGTGACCCGGCGAAACTCACCGTACAAGACCATTTGCATCGCGAGCTGGCTCGTCTGGTGAGCGGACGCGAGTTGCCCTACGCAACGCTGATGTACACGTGGGGCGACGGGAAGTTCGCCTCGGATGAAGTCGTTCGAAACCCCTACACCGCGCGTATTCGCGCGATCGTGGTTCAGCGGGGGACAGATGGGCTCGGTCAGTGGCAATCGTATTCGCGTGATATCGCAAAAGATTACGAGAAGGCATTCGGCGAACCACCGGGCCGCTTGATCGGCATCGCGATCATGAGTGACGGCGACAATACGCAATCGAAATTTACCGCGTGGTATGGCGATATTCGATTGGATACGGATGGTATTCCTACCACCACTGCTGCCAAGTAG
- a CDS encoding M20 aminoacylase family protein, with protein sequence MKLIPEIDAARGEIQTIRRDIHAHPELCFEEKRTSDVVADTLTKWGIPIHRGLGTTGLVGVIKNGSSDRAIGLRADMDALPIKEANTFEHASKHEGKMHACGHDGHTAMLLAAAQYLQKHRNFDGTVYLIFQPAEEGGGGAREMIKDGLFERFPMQAVFGMHNWPGVPTGTFAVTPGPMMASSNEFKITLRGKGTHAGIPNAGIDPVIAAVQVAQALQSIITRNKRPIDASVLSITQIHAGDTTNVVPDTAWLGGTIRTFSLEVLDLIESRLREISEFVAKGMGCSAEIEFQRNYPPTINDPAMAALCADVMRQVVGNENVNDKVEPTMGAEDFSFMLLEKPGAYVFIGNGDGTHRDTGHGLGPCNLHNASYDFNDDLLPLGGTYWVKLVETYFGRDQ encoded by the coding sequence ATGAAGCTTATTCCCGAAATCGATGCCGCTCGCGGCGAAATTCAGACCATTCGACGTGACATTCACGCGCATCCGGAGCTGTGTTTTGAAGAAAAACGCACCTCCGACGTCGTGGCCGATACATTGACGAAGTGGGGCATCCCCATTCATCGCGGACTCGGGACCACGGGTCTTGTCGGCGTCATCAAGAACGGCAGCAGCGACCGTGCGATCGGTCTGCGCGCCGACATGGATGCCCTGCCGATCAAAGAAGCCAACACCTTCGAACATGCGTCGAAGCACGAGGGCAAGATGCACGCCTGCGGCCACGACGGCCACACGGCTATGTTGCTCGCGGCGGCGCAGTATCTTCAAAAACATCGCAACTTCGACGGCACGGTGTACCTGATCTTCCAACCCGCAGAAGAAGGCGGCGGCGGTGCTCGCGAGATGATCAAGGACGGGCTGTTCGAACGCTTCCCGATGCAGGCTGTGTTCGGTATGCACAACTGGCCGGGGGTACCGACGGGAACGTTCGCTGTCACGCCGGGGCCGATGATGGCGTCGAGCAACGAATTCAAGATCACGCTGCGCGGCAAGGGTACGCATGCGGGTATCCCGAACGCCGGCATCGATCCGGTCATTGCCGCGGTGCAAGTTGCCCAGGCGCTCCAGAGCATCATCACGCGCAACAAGCGCCCGATCGACGCCTCTGTGCTCTCGATTACGCAGATTCACGCGGGTGACACCACGAATGTCGTGCCGGACACGGCATGGCTGGGCGGTACGATCCGCACGTTCTCGCTGGAAGTTCTGGACCTTATCGAATCGCGTTTGCGCGAGATTTCGGAATTTGTGGCCAAAGGAATGGGCTGCTCGGCCGAGATCGAATTCCAGCGCAATTACCCGCCGACCATCAACGATCCGGCCATGGCCGCCTTGTGTGCCGATGTGATGCGTCAGGTAGTGGGCAACGAAAACGTGAACGATAAAGTCGAGCCGACGATGGGTGCGGAAGACTTCTCGTTCATGCTGCTGGAAAAGCCGGGCGCCTATGTCTTTATCGGCAATGGCGACGGTACGCACCGTGACACCGGTCACGGCCTTGGCCCCTGCAATCTGCACAACGCCAGCTACGATTTCAACGACGATTTGCTGCCGCTAGGCGGTACTTACTGGGTGAAGTTGGTCGAAACCTACTTCGGGCGCGATCAGTAA